The sequence below is a genomic window from Lepus europaeus isolate LE1 chromosome 9, mLepTim1.pri, whole genome shotgun sequence.
gaaaacatgaaagaatTGTAATAGGTTCCTGACTTGATAAGGCTCCAGGGATATTTACATAAAAGCAAATTGCCTTCTGCAGAGGTCTGGGACTCACAGCCAAAACTTCATTCAGAAAGAACTCTCATCATGGTCTCCTGAAGCCGCGAGCACAGCCCGCTCCCCCAGCCCGGCCTCTGCTCTGCTCACCCCCACAGCCTGTCGCTGTCTCCGCTCCCTAGGAAGCCCCACACCTCCCCGCCAGCTTCCGGAGTGCAGCCAGCACCTCCttgttcctcaggctgtagatgaGGGGGTTCAGCATCGGGGTGAGCACGTTGCTGAACACAGACAGCGCCTGGTCCTGCTCTGGGCTGTGGGAAGAGGTGAAGCTCATGTAAATGAAGATGTTCGGGCCGAAGAAGAGACTCACCACCgtgaggtgggaggagcaggtggccagGACCTTCCGCCTGCCCTTGACGGAGCTCATGCGGAGCACAGCGAGGAAGATGAGCGTGTAGGAGGCTGTGATGAGACCGAAGGGGACAACCAGCAGCACCACGCTGGTCACCACCACCACGGACTGATACACGGACGTGTCCTCGCAGGACAGCTTGATGAGGACAGGGACCTCGCAGAAGAAGTGCTGGGTCTCCCGGGACCCACAGATGGGGAAGTGCAGAGGGTAAACTGTGTGAACTAAGGAGCTGGCCGAGCCTCCAACCCAACACCCAGCCACCATGTGCAGGCAGAACCTGGGGCTCATGATGGCGGGGTAGCGCAGTGGGTTGCACACAGCCACGTAGCGGTCATACGCCATGAGGGTCAGGATGAGGCACTCAGACATCCCCAGCAACAGGAAGAAGAAGCTCTGTGTCCCGCAGCCAACCCAGGAGATGCCCCTCTCCCC
It includes:
- the LOC133766319 gene encoding olfactory receptor 2T27-like — protein: MGTGGEPTQGHQRLWAWPGLPRAPKPCYLWLPPPPWPQASIVQDMDRGNASSATDFLLAGLFPGSRHSLLLNAAVVLVYVLAFLGNALLIVLILGDARLHTPMYVLLSQLSLIDLTLTSTIVPKMATNFFTGERGISWVGCGTQSFFFLLLGMSECLILTLMAYDRYVAVCNPLRYPAIMSPRFCLHMVAGCWVGGSASSLVHTVYPLHFPICGSRETQHFFCEVPVLIKLSCEDTSVYQSVVVVTSVVLLVVPFGLITASYTLIFLAVLRMSSVKGRRKVLATCSSHLTVVSLFFGPNIFIYMSFTSSHSPEQDQALSVFSNVLTPMLNPLIYSLRNKEVLAALRKLAGRCGAS